DNA from Cydia pomonella isolate Wapato2018A chromosome 14, ilCydPomo1, whole genome shotgun sequence:
ACTAAAGCAACCCTGGTGAGACATTAGGCCCTATATAAAGATTAAATAGGGTCTCTATTggttcccataaagttttaagtcataatgttcGCATTttcattagtcataatttgctTTTATTCAGAAACACATAACTtgtcaggattgccataaaacaaacctaacctatctataggataacttTATGAAAACcctgagaagttaacggtttctGAATTACGACTAATggtaatctgacaatcattacattatgactttcaataattatttcaaacgAAGTGATCGGGATTAAATTAAGTGTTTTGAAGCAAACAGTAATTATAAGAACACATTATCCTTACAATATAATGTGCTATTAAATAAATCTGTTACTTTAACAACACAAAAACCCTTTCTATGATTTCAGTTTTGATAGAACAACTCCATTTACTATTAACACTGGCAGTGCCTAGCGCCccatttccaatacaaaattaACCAACCTAGCGGGATCTTGGcagtaaatatgttaaatattttcaattctcaATGTAACCTTGTAAAAACTGGTTGAATATTAGGCACCTACAAATTGTATTTTAAAGTAATCTTTGAACAAGGGTTTTTTTCTAGTTGTTTACTCAGTCAATGAAAAAATGTACTTTGATGGCATGTTATTTAGAACATTCAAGATATTCAAAATTGTCTTATTTGATGACTTTTTGCGttgtaatgtgtttttttaagagTATATAGTGAGATGAAAGTTCTTTTCACTTTCTACAAAGAACTGGGTCAAACTGTGGAAAGTGCTCCACCAAACTGTACATAACTGCTGCTGGTCATTGCAGAGTAATTTCAGTGTACGAATTCACGCGAACGATACTGTGAAACACGACGCCCGTTATCTAGAGATTAGGCTACAATAAAGATCTGATAACAGCTCAAACAGGCTGTTACAGTGAGAGCTCAACTAATGTttcggataaataaataaaaaaaaaactaccctAGCTAACAGGAAGTAAAGGggcaattaataataaattagcaCGGAGCAGAAAGCCATGGGAAATGTATTCTAGTGGGTCACGACAGTAATTTATACGTGAGGAAAAATTTACCAGTACATTATACAACCTTCACGTAGGATCAACTGACGACCACATTACCATAAAACGATCCAAGGACTTACATAAGCAGGAAAACCTGTTTCCGCGgccaattattaataattaagaatttACTTTTTAAGAACAGTtgtaaaaatgtacttaatGGAAAAAAAGATCAGATGAATCCTCAAAGCTATGACGAGAAAAGTATTTAATACTTACGGAAAttataaaactaataataaattaataacaattaatgTTCTAAACTATTTTAACTGCACAATTATTTTCACAACGCGACGAAGTTGAACATGATTCGACAAATGACAGATTCACAGATAACAACAAATAAGCTACCTGCGTGACGTACACTGACATGAACCGCCCTATGATTATTGCCGCCAATTGAACTAAAAACCGTAAAACACTTTACGATTGAATCAGACTCATCTGTATGATCgtgtaaaacaattaaaaaaaaaatagagtgGTAAGATTGACAATGACATTtacttgacattgacagtttaCTCACAACCTAGAAATTCTCTAATCTCTAATttgttatgttatgaaaattataacAGAAAATGTGGCTTAAAAACCTGCTCATATTCAGAGAcatctccaaaatatcaaatagTTCTAGAAACTATACTGCAATTGCTTCCGTTCTAGAGAAAGCCAATGTTGGAGAAATTGCCGAAGTCAAGGTTAGgaataatatgaaaattgccataatttatctattttttaaaatgtgtaatacaatttttattcttTCTAGGGATGGGTGAAGAACCTTCGAGTGCAAAAAGAGTTAATATTTGCCGATGTAACGGATGGATCCAGCGCAAAAAGACTTCAGATCGTGATACCGAAGAAGTTAAAAACAGATGCGCTGACGTACGGTAGCTCGGTGCACATTACTGGCAAGCTGTCCTGCAGCCCGCGGGGGCAGCTCGAGCTCGCCGCCGACAGCGTTAAGGTCCTTGGAGAGTGCGTAGTGGCCGATGGCTACCCTTTCAACCCGCGCACTACCCATCCTCATGAATACATTCGGCAATTCATGCACCTACGAGCGCGCACCAACTACATATCCTCAATCTTACGAGTTCGAAATGCTGTTACTAGGCACATACATGACTTCTACACATCTAAAGATTACATGCATGTACATACACCCATGTTAACTTCAAATGACTGTGAAGGGGCAGGTGAAGTGTTTAAGGTTCAGCCTGATAATGAAGAGACGGTCAAAGCCATGATGCAGGAGGGCAAAGATAGGGACACTGTTTACTTTGGCACTAAGACATTCTTGACAGTATCGGGACAGTTGCATTTAGAAGCAATATGCCGAGGCATGGGCAATGTATACACACTAGGACCAACATTCAGAGCAGAGAACTCCCGCTCGAGGCTGCATTTATCAGAATTCTACATGTTAGAGGGAGAGATAGCATTCTGTGATAATATTAAAGATCTCCAATCACATATAGAAGAGTtactgaaatatatatttaggaagACAAGAGACACAAATGAAGCAGATTTGTATTCTCTAGACAAGGACAATAAAGCTCCTTCATGGTTAGATAAAGAGTTTATTACAGTAACATATGATGAGGCAAGAATATTGCTAGAGAAGAAAGGAATGAGCATAACCGAGGAAGGTATAAATAAAGAGCAAGAGCTGGCATTGGTAGACTACTGCAATGGTGTACCGGTGTTTGTGGTAAAATGGCCCAAGAATTTGAAATCATTTTACATGAAGGAATGTGAAGATGATCCGAACAAGGTATATTCTCATTGTTAAACAaatttatttgctttttttttttcaaaatactctgattaaattgtcatacattaaatttgtaaacAATTTAAGTACTGAAATTGTCattttactaacaataaaattgtacaaaaccCTACTACACCAGAtgattgctcaaaggttaactggaagagatccctaaaagggataaatatttgttttttagtaTATTCATGTTCCATGATTGAATcatgaataaaataatgtatctgTTTTTCACACTAACTAATGTATgtaaccaaaaatatatttttaattacaggTAGATGCCCTGGACCTCCTAACATCAATAACGGGAGAACTAGTAGGCGGGAGTCTCAGAGAGGACAATTACGACAAACTAAAATCCAAGCTGCCATCTGACAGTCTGGACTGGTACTTGGAACTGCGGAAATTTGGCAACATCCCCACCGGAGGCTTTGGACTGGGACTAGAGAGACTCCTGCAGAGTTTGTGTGGAGTGGCCAATATCAAGGATACTCTACCCTTCCCACGGTGGCCACATAATTGTAGtttgtaaatgttgttatataggtataatttatttcttgttaataaatgtaatcaatttactatttttctatttatttaatcttcttACCCCTACACTGAGCTTTATATTTGGTCAGCAGGTGAGTAAGCTTGCTTATTCTAAACAAATAATTGAGATATGATGAAGAAATACGAAAAAATGACGTTTAAATCGTCTATTTTTTGTCGCTCTGTTAACTTAAAGCTCGtaaagtattgatcgtagaataaaaataaacatgatcAAATTTGTAGGGAATTTTATCCGTAGGTACCTTCgatatccccccccccccctacaccctcagcacaacccccaccctcgaggacttttagtatgtttatctggagaccacaaggtataagtataccaattttcaaaactacatGAATTATTTCCCCCGATTGCCCATATTCGGGTTCGTTTTCTTGAGCTATCTGTATCAAATCCCATTTTGATGACTTTCATTTCGTCAGGTAAcaaccacaagttcatagccataatgcaCCATATCACAACTAAAagaaggttgatttttgtttatttctttttgtaattagtgagtaaacttaaataaatgtcatatactaagaaaaaataattagtgATTGTTGGTTGtcgccaaagagcatataatcactacgttctggTTGTCGCCTGACGATTAGTTCAAAAAGGGATTCCTCCATTTGCAATAAACTATTTAACAACTATCCATATTTTGAATGATTTTGccactatttttgttcaattaaaacatttaaaaatgatgAGGGTTTTTAAATGGTACAGTTTAACGACTGTTTTTCctataaataataagaaataatagAACCTGagaaaataaaagtaactttatctttggcacaactgcaaaagccggcgcggcggcagaggcggccgaaaaattaaaaaagatcaaatataggggtctcggccccgaatacgatttcgtaccttttggcgtcgagatccttggcccgtggggtccgaatgcatctaTACTATTCAAGGgattatccaaaaaaatagcagacgctaccggtgatcgtagagctggcagcttcctcgcacagagaataagtattgcgatacaacgaggaaatgctgccagcatctacggcaccatgccgcagggggatagtttttaattatttatttttagatttagattttaagtttttgtaggtatgtattatgttgtgtttttaACACTTTCGCAACCAGGCAAAATTTCGAACAATACCCCAGAAACCGACACTACTCGCTAGTCGAGCAACGATGTGCAACTCAATGCCGCACGCCGCGAACCCGCTAGTCGGGCAAGCGGCGGACGCTCAGGGCTGTGCCAAGTAATTTTCGTATACTTacgtgaataaaattaaatctgcTGTCTCATCTGTTTATCCGTTTTATTAACGTAACCGGCCAACCAACCAACTaataagaatttttattttgtaatcgcattaggttaagtaaataaaaatacaaagtgaactaataaaatataataatcaactGTACCAATTTTTCGACCACACAAGTACATAATAATCAGAAGACTTTTTCTGTTAGTGGCAGTGGCAGCCCTGAGGTAGCGAAGATGCAATGCTTGCCCGCCTGTCGGGTACTTTGGCGTCGCGTGTAGGTTTATAGCTCGTGCCCGACTACCGGGTGCGCCGGCATCTGAGTAAAGTTTACGAGTGCCCGAGTGTCGTGTACGCGGTGTCGAAAgtgttaaataaattgtatttaactaaaaaaaattttttatctatttacttTCGAAACCTGAATCCATTGTATCTATACTACTCCTAGTCCTTCCTCATCATGCAAGTAACAAGGGAACTAGAGTTGTTGAGttgttatgaaataaaacactGATATATGATTGTTaactttatttacaaattaaaaactaaatgaaACAAATTATGTGATGTGATTCTTAATTTAACAGAAAATAGAAGAGACAAAGGCAAATTTGTGTACAATAAAAGAAaaccatatttttaaatttttcatttttttattaaacagttTGAGCAAAAGCTAACTAGAACAGGTAACAATTCGTTAAATCTAACATCCTTCAGTTTCAAGTTGAAACATACTTcaaacaaatatacataaagTAAAATTGGCTACCATCACCCGCACTgttcggtggaccttattacaaaatataagtgagtgttgctgtttgttgTTGAAAAGAGATTCAAAATCCTTTTCGCAATTAGAATTAGAGCTTACATACAGGTAAGAAAAGAATCAAAGTTTATGATGACAATAAATgctcatttagacggcgcgcgaactcgcatgcgattttaccTATTGAGGTTACATTACACATTATTGAGGTTACATTCATttcagccgaccgatcaaataccgcaatgaaactcgcatgcgagtagtcgcaccgtctaaatgagctCTAAGACAGTCAGTTTTAAgtatatgtaatttaataatatgtacagAAAAATAATGACACCCACCACTCGAGCACACCTAGCTCTCAAACAGAATACacaaacttaattttaatatcacattttgtttaaattaaaattatacaatcaCTACTTGGTTTCGTACACACATTAgtataaaagtaaattctatTTCAGTTTCTAAAGAGTCAGACTCTAGCTATTAAACAATTCAGTCCCTATTCAAATCTTACATGCATATATACAAAATAGGAGAGTGAAAAAACCAGttagaattaattattttacaataataccAGCAAAATTACATATGAATGTtaaagtatacatttttaagttACTAAACTTATTCACGAATTGATAGATCAATCAGTTAATTAATATTTGATAGATCACTTATCTGTTTGGTTGTTATGATTTTTTGAATTCAGAATTTATACATAgccaatttattatattattttaatttaatttattcaatcaAGTCAAATATTTGAGAACCTTTAGAATTTAAAGTTCAACTGTCGAGCTTTCTCCATATAATTTTGGTGCGATAAATGTTTATAATTCCTGTAACAAAATATTGTGACAACACAAATGCACCGTTCTTAAAGTGTCTACAGACGACCACACTGGACCGTGACCTCGGTGCggtcaaaaattcaaaatatctcTCTCTCGCCCTCACTTATAGCTGCGTCCTTAACGGCCGTACAGCGGATCACCTTACACGCGACATGGAGGTCCTGGTGCGGGGCGGCCGTCTCTAGACACTATTACAGTCCACAATATGTTTCTACCACCAAGAGAAGCACAAAAACGAATACCAGTCTTTAATCTTCTTAACCATTAGGGTCCGTACACAAGAAAAGTTACAATCACTTTCGGTAAAGTTTACTCCCATTTGAAATGGAAGCGTACACGCGCACAGCAAAAGGTATCATATTTCGCAGACGGTAACGTTCACTTCCGTTTGAAACTGTCAGCACACACACGCATCACATGATAGAGCAGAGCCCGGAGAGCTCGGTGCCCTTGACTCGGGGCGGCTGGCGGCTGAGCACGACGCCCCGCAGCGCCGGCTTCACGGCGAAGGTCAGCTCGGGCTCCtcgcccggcggcggcggctcgtCGTCGCTCGGCTCGGgcgaggcggcggcggcggcggcggcggccgcggcggGCTGCGGGGGCAAACAGATTATTACTTCATTTCAAGTTAAAAGATTGATGACAAGTTGGTATTACCCACAACAGacgccttactgagcttactgtatGACTAGGTCGCTTACTGTGTAAAATGGTCCTtgtaatatttaggtatttatttatttgccgaGGCTATCTTAGAACGAGGTCGCGTACTGAGATgtagcatatttttttttattttttttttattgagaacaGGATTACTGCAaagttctgccgccagagtgcagcagtagcacctttcgtaaaccataggGTGACTTATACGTCCTGTGCCttaaggcggtttgtttacaaagggcctaccgggaaacgcgaaaattgaaatttacttATCTGCCTCCTAGACCCCAGATTGTGATGGAtcgtggtagtggcgccccctacgcagagtttcacgtaatattccctattgtccTGTCGTTCGAATGAAGTGTTTGTCACCTTGTGCGCGGGCGCGCTGATGTTGATGCGgatgggcgcgggcggcggcgcggcgggcgcgagCGGCTCGGCGTTGCCGTCGATGGCGGCCAGCGCCGCCGCGCGGGGCGTGTCCCTACAAGTGTCGACAGTGGTCACCTTGTGCGCGGGCGCGCTGATGTTGATGCGgatgggcgcgggcggcggcgcggcgggcgcgagCGGCTCGGCGTTGCCGTCGATGGCGGCCAGCGCCGCCGCGCGGGGCGTGTCCCTACAAGTGTCGACAGTGGTCACCTTGTGCGCGGGCGCGCTGATGTTGATGCGgatgggcgcgggcggcggcgcggcgggcgcgagCGGCTCGGCGTTGCCGTCGATGGCGGCCAGCGCCGCCGCGCGGGGCGTGTCCCTACAAGTGTCGACAGTGGTCACCTTGTGCGCGGGCGCGCTGATGTTGATGCGgatgggcgcgggcggcggcgcggcgggcgcgagCGGCTCGGCGTTGCCGTCGATGGCGGCCAGCGCCGCCGCGCGGGGCGTGTCCCTACAAGTGTCGACAGTGGTCACCTTGTGCGCGGGCGCGCTGATGTTGATGCGgatgggcgcgggcggcggcgcggcgggcgcgagCGGCTCGGCGTTGCCGTCGATGGCGGCCAGCGCCGCCGCGCGGGGCGTGTCCCTACAAGTGTCGACAGTGGTCACCTTGTGCGCGGGCGCGCTGATGTTGATGCGgatgggcgcgggcggcggcgcggcgggcgcgagCGGCTCGGCGTTGCCGTCGATGGCGGCCAGCGCCGCCGCGCGGGGCGTGTCCCTACAAGTGTCGACAGTGGTCACCTTGTGCGCGGGCGCGCTGATGTTGATGCGgatgggcgcgggcggcggcgcggcgggcgcgagCGGCTCGGCGTTGCCGTCGATGGCGGCCAGCGCCGCCGCGCGGGGCGTGTCCCTACAAGTGTCGACAGTGGTCACCTTGTGCGCGGGCGCGCTGATGTTGATGCGgatgggcgcgggcggcggcgcggcgggcgcgagCGGCTCGGCGTTGCCGTCGATGGCGGCCAGCGCCGCCGCGCGGGGCGTGTCCCTACAAGTGTCGACAGTGGTCACCTTGTGCGCGGGCGCGCTGATGTTGATGCGgatgggcgcgggcggcggcgcggcgggcgcgagCGGCTCGGCGTTGCCGTCGATGGCGGCCAGCGCCGCCGCGCGGGGCGTGTCCCTACAAGTGTCGACAGTGGTCACCTTGTGCGCGGGCGCGCTGATGTTGATGCGgatgggcgcgggcggcggcgcggcgggcgcgagCGGCTCGGCGTTGCCGTCGATGGCGGCCAGCGCCGCCGCGCGGGGCGTGTCCCTACAAGTGTCGACAGTGGTCACCTTGTGCGCGGGCGCGCTGATGTTGATGCGgatgggcgcgggcggcggcgcggcgggcgcgagCGGCTCGGCGTTGCCGTCGATGGCGGCCAGCGCCGCCGCGCGGGGCGTGTCCCTACAAGTGTCGACAGTGGTCACCTTGTGCGCGGGCGCGCTGATGTTGATGCGgatgggcgcgggcggcggcgcggcgggcgcgagCGGCTCGGCGTTGCCGTCGATGGCGGCCAGCGCCGCCGCGCGGGGCGTGTCCCTACAAGTGTCGACAGTGGTCACCTTGTGCGCGGGCGCGCTGATGTTGATGCGgatgggcgcgggcggcggcgcggcgggcgcgagCGGCTCGGCGTTGCCGTCGATGGCGGCCAGCGCCGCCGCGCGGGGCGTGTCCCTACAAGTGTCGACAGTGGTCACCTTGTGCGCGGGCGCGCTGATGTTGATGCGgatgggcgcgggcggcggcgcggcgggcgcgagCGGCTCGGCGTTGCCGTCGATGGCGGCCAGCGCCGCCGCGCGGGGCGTGTCCCTACAAGTGTCGACAGTGGTCACCTTGTGCGCGGGCGCGCTGATGTTGATGCGgatgggcgcgggcggcggcgcggcgggcgcgagCGGCTCGGCGTTGCCGTCGATGGCGGCCAGCGCCGCCGCGCGGGGCGTGTCCCTACAAGTGTCGACAGTGGTCACCTTGTGCGCGGGCGCGCTGATGTTGATGCGgatgggcgcgggcggcggcgcggcgggcgcgagCGGCTCGGCGTTGCCGTCGATGGCGGCCAGCGCCGCCGCGCGGGGCGTGTCCCTACAAGTGTCGACAGTGGTCACCTTGTGCGCGGGCGCGCTGATGTTGATGCGgatgggcgcgggcggcggcgcggcgggcgcgagCGGCTCGGCGTTGCCGTCGATGGCGGCCAGCGCCGCCGCGCGGGGCGTGTCCCTACAAGTGTCGACAGTGGTCACCTTGTGCGCGGGCGCGCTGATGTTGATGCGgatgggcgcgggcggcggcgcggcgggcgcgagCGGCTCGGCGTTGCCGTCGATGGCGGCCAGCGCCGCCGCGCGGGACGTGTCGGGCGCCGCGCGGACCGCCTCCTCCTCCGCCGTTATTATTGGCTCGTCGTCTGCAACGTTATAAGACTTCATTAGCTCTCGTTTTGCATACAACCtgatagtaggtacctattatttaagtattttctcacTTCtctacatatacattttttatatacatttacgcttttgttatgtacactataagtatacaatttttttattattattgttatatttttttcaattgtaaatcgaaatttaaaattaggaaactataggtctataaggAAATCAATGtgtagctattagctaagttgctcatatatttatttatttttttaattttaagactgttttttctcattaaataaaaaataatgctaTTTTCTAGCGCAAATTTCTTGCGAATTAATAATTTCATTCCTcttcataactttgttttgaaaGACTTGGTTAAAAGTACAGTGGCGGATTTACCAGCAGGCTGAGTAGGCTCGAGCCTAGGGCGGCAGATTTTGGGGGCGGCAAATTTGgggaacgatttttttttttacctcagAAATCAAAAAGATTTTTCTATGACGGTTTTCTGATGTCTTACAGTTAGTAGTCTTAGAAGTCTGCAACAAATTTTGTCGATGACTTTTCTCTCTCACTTGTCATTGCACATTCCGAGAGTAGCAAACTTCCATATTCTAGAGTAAAACAGCTAGTTCGCCGCCCCTCAAGCAGTAATCGGCCTCTCGCCTCTGCGCCCTTTGCCCACACTTCTTATGAGTGAAAAGAGcgcaattgtaaaaaatatgcctCTCTTCCCACTAACAACCCATACATGCCAGTCTTACTACTGGTTGGAGGCTACGAACTGGATggtttgtatataatttttcgatttttattcgaatataatgaataatttagtgAATAATTTTACCGATTTCAATCTTATGTATCGACTATTATGTGTTTCACATGCACTAGTAGCTTCAGAAAATTCGATtggaatacaaaaaaaatcttgaacagTAATAGCGAGATAGTCTtaagtcaaaaaatattttttccccgaacgcggtatttttttaatgctacaATGTTATCAATGACGTCAATGTTGCACGTGCACGTGGCGAGCTTCATTCTCTATTTCAATAACCGTGTGGGTTACCCCGGTTACCCGAACAAATCGAGGCgaaaaacgaaaacaaaatCGGATCAAAGGAAAATAAAGCACGAAACTACGGAACCACGAGTTTTACCCTTACAAAAAATACTGTGTCGTGATTCAAGCGACTTATTTGTGTGTGTGCTGTTATTTTTCGAAGTGTTTCCtgaattttatgaatattttcacaGCACTGGTaagtaaaaactttttataatcataataaattataataaatcatttgtaacgaattaatttattgaaagagacctgcaaaaatatttttattccgaAACTTGGAACATGGTCACGTTaaatttttgaacattttcatattaactataaatagtattttaaaagattgCTCATGGCTATATtgtgattttgtctttttcAACTAAGCAAACATtacaaaatagaaataataattaagaataatATATCGTGATagcatagaaaaaaattacgtttttacgTTAAGGAGGTTGGCTACATacgataaaaatttaataaaatttggtgaTCGTGATAATATTCTTTAGCATCAAATACGATGACAGAATTTATTCGGGCGGGCGGCAAAAACTATTCAGCCTATACCTTGAAAATTTGTAAATCCGCCACTGTAAAAGtagtattccacctgtccaatttcttggtccaatgtgcattgcgtccaCCTCTCATATAACAAATTGGAgccgcaaatacacattggaccaaaaaattggacaggtggaatacaaACAGCAAATCAAAAATCATCAGTTCAAACCGAAAGTCACTTTTTGTTGATAGAAAACACCGTAATAAACCAGGACTTCTTGAtcccaataaaataataattactcaTTTCGATTAATGTTCTGGTAGTCGCTGTCcgaaaaactaatatgaaaatGGCTTGGACTTAAGGgcgtaacaaattaaaaaaaaagcgtgtAAAGTGGGTGTCCACTAAACAAGTCTTTGGGTGGCCGAGCACTGCGGACGCCCTAAGGCCTAATTCTTAAGATTAAATTACACAAACGCTCCCCAAGCTCTTTTAAATTGAAACTGAATGTTTCGACAAAAATGAAGATATTCTCATGGTCATGACTCGTAAATGCGGATCGACAGGCCCCTGCTTTATCCGTATGTAGTCGATCTTGACCTGCTCGTCGCGCTGCTTCCGTTCCGCGCTCATCTCGTGTCATAGTCTTCCAACACTTCAGGTGGCTCCGCCTATATAACCTTGTAAATAATTACCTGGATCGACAGGCTCCTGCTTTATCCGTATGTTCCCGTAGTCGATCTTAGCCTGCTCGTCGCGCTGTTTACGTTCCGCGCTCGTCTCGTCGTCCGTGTCGTAGTCTTCCACAACAACTTCAGGTACTGGCTCcgcctataaaaaaaaatgttataccaACGGATgtaaattgtatgtgacaaaaaataaaacccaaAGCAGATTTAAATGTTCACATAGGACGGTACGATTACAGTGAGAACGTGGCCTAAAATGGTTAACAAAATGGTAGAAACTATAAACACAAAATCACCTTGAACACAACATCGTCTTCATCTCCGTCTTCCGGTACTTCCTCGTTGGGCGGTTCCGGCACGGGCTCCGACGTGTCGTCCAGGTCGTCGATCTGGTGACAAATGTGCTTTTATTGGCAAAAAAAGAAgttaatgatgatgattactGAACATGAAACTGTACATGTAACCCATTcatgtataaatttaaaataattataattgaggGGAGTAGGGGTTAAGAAAAAGGCTAATCTTAACACATTAAAATAGGATATGTCTTGGCAAGTTGTGATGAAGTTTTACCACTCACCTCGACAGGTTTGTCGTTGTCAACGACCTCGACGACGGACTCGTTGTCGGAGTTGTCGATCGTGTCGTCGACGTCCTTGATCTCAATGGGTTCCTCCATCTTCTCCTCTTCTGGGGTTTCCTCTTTGGGCGGCTCTTCTTTTGTGAGCGACGCCTGtgaataatgaatattatagtacaCTGAATCGTGGCATAATGAGTATTATAGTTGCGTAAATCGTTgtataatgattatttaagtGCAGAAGTGTCATAAAGTATTTAACGTTAAAATCTGAATTCAAAGTCTAAAGGAGACTACAATGATtagtcaaaacatttttttttttcacttcttTTCGAAGCATTGTGGCGTCGTATGTAGATGTTTATGTTTAGTACAAAATTGATTTAAAGTAGACTAGTATGGTACTCGTACATTATCACCAAGGAAAGTAAGGAATTACCAGACGTGGTAGTCGCCGAGACCTGACTAGAGCCGAGCTCAGGCAATCCCTGTTTCCATCTGAGGCATATATGTGGCGTTCCATgcctaaagggtccttatgtTCCGTGtacccttctctgatggaaagccataTGTGTTTTTCTCAACAAATAGAGGGAAGGAATACCTTGTAATCCTCCAAGCACAGCGGATGGTAGTTG
Protein-coding regions in this window:
- the LOC133524712 gene encoding probable asparagine--tRNA ligase, mitochondrial gives rise to the protein MWLKNLLIFRDISKISNSSRNYTAIASVLEKANVGEIAEVKGWVKNLRVQKELIFADVTDGSSAKRLQIVIPKKLKTDALTYGSSVHITGKLSCSPRGQLELAADSVKVLGECVVADGYPFNPRTTHPHEYIRQFMHLRARTNYISSILRVRNAVTRHIHDFYTSKDYMHVHTPMLTSNDCEGAGEVFKVQPDNEETVKAMMQEGKDRDTVYFGTKTFLTVSGQLHLEAICRGMGNVYTLGPTFRAENSRSRLHLSEFYMLEGEIAFCDNIKDLQSHIEELLKYIFRKTRDTNEADLYSLDKDNKAPSWLDKEFITVTYDEARILLEKKGMSITEEGINKEQELALVDYCNGVPVFVVKWPKNLKSFYMKECEDDPNKVDALDLLTSITGELVGGSLREDNYDKLKSKLPSDSLDWYLELRKFGNIPTGGFGLGLERLLQSLCGVANIKDTLPFPRWPHNCSL